A stretch of Fundicoccus culcitae DNA encodes these proteins:
- the mgsA gene encoding methylglyoxal synthase, which translates to MNIALIAHDKKKVEMVNLTTAYRDILAKHELYATGTTGQRIIDATGLPVHRFKSGPLGGDQQIGAYVSDNKIDLIIFLRDPLTAQAHEPDISALLRLSDVYDIPLATNVGTAEILLRGLDAGFYEWRTLQKAQDREKIDI; encoded by the coding sequence GTGAATATTGCTTTAATTGCGCATGATAAAAAGAAGGTTGAAATGGTAAATTTGACGACGGCTTATCGTGATATTTTGGCCAAGCATGAACTGTATGCGACGGGGACGACGGGGCAACGGATTATTGATGCGACGGGCTTGCCGGTCCATCGTTTTAAATCGGGTCCGCTTGGGGGCGACCAACAGATTGGGGCTTATGTTTCGGATAATAAGATTGATTTGATTATTTTCTTGCGTGACCCTTTGACGGCGCAAGCGCATGAACCGGATATTTCGGCGTTGTTGCGGTTGAGTGATGTGTATGATATACCGTTGGCGACCAATGTTGGAACGGCGGAAATATTGTTGCGCGGTTTGGATGCTGGTTTTTATGAATGGCGCACTCTACAAAAAGCGCAGGATCGCGAAAAAATTGATATTTAG